One region of Triticum aestivum cultivar Chinese Spring chromosome 6B, IWGSC CS RefSeq v2.1, whole genome shotgun sequence genomic DNA includes:
- the LOC123135386 gene encoding probable transcription factor KAN2 isoform X1 yields MELFPRQPDLALQISATSSSSSPPAAPPGSWGRPPDATTGATSMDQFSQHLGFLRASATDMASKDGTPPSAWTPPPSAANAASYSNHISNHYHHRMNALLKPIRGVPIYHHHPSFQQLQHQHMAMAYRSSAGGGGGGFLSSRSRFPPGRRSVRAPRMRWTTTLHARFVHAVELLGGHERATPKSVLELMDVKDLTLAHVKSHLQMYRTIKSTDKSMTSPGQNEGFDNGSAGEISDESLPEALNTHRGTDQNGTSANSHSGSSYNGGLWSNSSSRVGWPGFGTNGTENRGQCHKEADASKSLEMSGEMNVSCISDQTSSPPVPNLEFTLGRTHH; encoded by the exons ATGGAGTTGTTCCCCCGGCAGCCGGACCTGGCGCTGCAGATCagcgccaccagctcctcctcctcgcccccggCCGCGCCGCCGGGCAGCTGGGGCCGGCCACCGGACGCCACCACCGGCGCCACCAGCATGGATCAATTCAGCCAGCATCTAGGGTTTCTGCGGGCCAGCGCCACCGACATGGCCAGCAAAGATGGCACGCCGCCGTCGGCGTGGACGCCACCGCCTTCCGCCGCCAACGCAGCGAGCTACTCCAACCACATCAGCAACCACTACCACCACCGGATGAACGCCTTGCTCAAGCCTATAAGAGGGGTCCCCATCTACCACCACCACCCGTCCTTCCAGCAGCTGCAGCACCAGCACATGGCCATGGCCTACCGGAGCagcgccggcgggggcggcggcggcttcttgTCGTCGAGGTCGAGGTTCCCGCCGGGGCGGCGGAGCGTGAGGGCGCCCAGGATGCGGTGGACGACCACGCTGCACGCGCGCTTCGTGCACGCCGTCGAGCTCCTGGGAGGCCATGAGA GAGCCACTCCCAAGTCAGTGCTGGAGCTGATGGATGTGAAGGATCTCACCTTGGCACATGTCAAGTCTCACTTGCAG ATGTATCGCACGATAAAGAGTACCGACAAATCCATGACTTCACCAG GACAAAATGAAGGATTCGATAACGGATCAGCGGGTGAGATCTCCGACGAGAGCTTGCCGGAGGCCCTAAACACCCACAGGGGTACTGACCAAAATGGAACGAGCGCAAATTCTCACAGCGGCAGTAGTTACAATGGTGGTCTGTGGAGCAACTCCTCAAG CAGGGTAGGATGGCCTGGTTTCGGCACAAATGGCACTGAAAATAGAGGACAGTGTCACAAG GAAGCTGATGCATCAAAGAGCCTTGAGATGTCAGGGGAGATGAACGTGTCATGCATCTCCGATCAAACATCGAGTCCGCCGGTGCCGAACCTCGAGTTCACACTAGGGAGGACACACCATTAA
- the LOC123135386 gene encoding probable transcription factor KAN2 isoform X2, whose protein sequence is MELFPRQPDLALQISATSSSSSPPAAPPGSWGRPPDATTGATSMDQFSQHLGFLRASATDMASKDGTPPSAWTPPPSAANAASYSNHISNHYHHRMNALLKPIRGVPIYHHHPSFQQLQHQHMAMAYRSSAGGGGGGFLSSRSRFPPGRRSVRAPRMRWTTTLHARFVHAVELLGGHERATPKSVLELMDVKDLTLAHVKSHLQMYRTIKSTDKSMTSPGQNEGFDNGSAGEISDESLPEALNTHRGTDQNGTSANSHSGSSYNGGLWSNSSRVGWPGFGTNGTENRGQCHKEADASKSLEMSGEMNVSCISDQTSSPPVPNLEFTLGRTHH, encoded by the exons ATGGAGTTGTTCCCCCGGCAGCCGGACCTGGCGCTGCAGATCagcgccaccagctcctcctcctcgcccccggCCGCGCCGCCGGGCAGCTGGGGCCGGCCACCGGACGCCACCACCGGCGCCACCAGCATGGATCAATTCAGCCAGCATCTAGGGTTTCTGCGGGCCAGCGCCACCGACATGGCCAGCAAAGATGGCACGCCGCCGTCGGCGTGGACGCCACCGCCTTCCGCCGCCAACGCAGCGAGCTACTCCAACCACATCAGCAACCACTACCACCACCGGATGAACGCCTTGCTCAAGCCTATAAGAGGGGTCCCCATCTACCACCACCACCCGTCCTTCCAGCAGCTGCAGCACCAGCACATGGCCATGGCCTACCGGAGCagcgccggcgggggcggcggcggcttcttgTCGTCGAGGTCGAGGTTCCCGCCGGGGCGGCGGAGCGTGAGGGCGCCCAGGATGCGGTGGACGACCACGCTGCACGCGCGCTTCGTGCACGCCGTCGAGCTCCTGGGAGGCCATGAGA GAGCCACTCCCAAGTCAGTGCTGGAGCTGATGGATGTGAAGGATCTCACCTTGGCACATGTCAAGTCTCACTTGCAG ATGTATCGCACGATAAAGAGTACCGACAAATCCATGACTTCACCAG GACAAAATGAAGGATTCGATAACGGATCAGCGGGTGAGATCTCCGACGAGAGCTTGCCGGAGGCCCTAAACACCCACAGGGGTACTGACCAAAATGGAACGAGCGCAAATTCTCACAGCGGCAGTAGTTACAATGGTGGTCTGTGGAGCAACTCCTCAAG GGTAGGATGGCCTGGTTTCGGCACAAATGGCACTGAAAATAGAGGACAGTGTCACAAG GAAGCTGATGCATCAAAGAGCCTTGAGATGTCAGGGGAGATGAACGTGTCATGCATCTCCGATCAAACATCGAGTCCGCCGGTGCCGAACCTCGAGTTCACACTAGGGAGGACACACCATTAA